A genomic window from Armatimonadota bacterium includes:
- a CDS encoding ABC transporter permease yields the protein MTRYFFRRLLLTIPVLFFVSLIVFSLIALIPGDPARIMLGEEASPEALAVLRKQMGLDRPLIVRYAIWMGHVLRGDLGRSVRDGRPVLDTLLLKIPVTAELAVTSLLVAWVIAIPAGVLAAWKRRTVIDYGATTVALAGISIPNFWLGIMLIYLLAVNARLLPPSGYVEPWVDLGRNLKLMVMPSIVLGTGLAALVMRLLRSSMIEVLSSDYIRTARAKGLADQVLLVRHAMKNAMIPVATIMGLQLGGLLGGAVITESIFAVPGVGRLAIESILTRDYPMVQGVVLFAALAVVLANLLVDVTYAFLDPRIRLEEPTG from the coding sequence ATGACCCGGTACTTCTTCCGCCGGCTGCTCCTGACGATCCCGGTTCTGTTCTTTGTCAGCCTGATCGTCTTCTCGTTGATCGCCCTGATCCCCGGCGATCCGGCGCGGATCATGCTGGGAGAGGAAGCCAGCCCGGAGGCCCTGGCCGTGCTGCGGAAGCAGATGGGGCTGGACCGGCCGCTGATCGTGCGCTACGCGATCTGGATGGGGCATGTGCTGCGGGGCGACCTGGGCCGCTCCGTGCGGGACGGACGTCCGGTGCTGGACACGCTCCTGCTGAAGATCCCGGTGACCGCCGAACTGGCGGTGACCTCCCTGCTGGTGGCCTGGGTGATCGCTATCCCCGCCGGGGTACTCGCGGCCTGGAAGCGGCGGACCGTGATCGACTACGGGGCGACGACGGTGGCGCTGGCCGGCATCTCCATCCCCAACTTCTGGCTGGGGATCATGCTCATCTACCTGCTGGCGGTCAACGCGCGGCTTCTGCCCCCGTCGGGATACGTTGAGCCCTGGGTGGATCTGGGGCGCAACCTGAAGCTCATGGTCATGCCCTCCATCGTGCTGGGCACCGGGCTGGCCGCCCTGGTGATGCGGCTGCTGCGCAGCAGCATGATCGAGGTCCTGAGCAGCGACTACATCCGCACGGCCCGGGCCAAGGGGCTGGCCGATCAGGTCCTCCTGGTGCGCCACGCCATGAAGAACGCCATGATCCCCGTGGCCACGATCATGGGGCTGCAGCTGGGCGGACTGCTCGGCGGCGCGGTCATCACCGAGTCCATCTTCGCCGTCCCGGGGGTGGGCCGGCTGGCGATCGAGTCGATCCTCACGCGCGACTACCCGATGGTGCAGGGCGTGGTGCTGTTCGCCGCGCTGGCCGTGGTCCTGGCAAACCTGCTCGTGGACGTGACCTACGCCTTCCTCGACCCGCGCATCCGCCTGGAGGAACCGACGGGATGA
- a CDS encoding ABC transporter substrate-binding protein, producing MKRLLALVVIAVLAFTAISTAAPRRGGTLRVGLNADPPNMDPHQSTAAVDRQVFQNLYDKLVDINENLEIVPMLATSWTITEGGRVYTFKLRPNVVFHDGTPFNAEAVKANFDRMLDRSFGSPRFSEVNLVTKVEVVDPLTVRITLEKPYSPFLAVLSDRAGMMVSPAAAQRLGKGLAREPVGTGPYRFVEKRPQERIVLERFDRHWDRGAGNVQQIVYRPFTDENARLANLRAGELDIIDQVAPAEIPKLKTDPVLRLFARSGLGWQGMWIQVQSGIFSNKALRQALNAAIDRRTLVQVVFGETADPANGPFPPGMFTYSIPANSRIPERNLDLARQKLREGGQPNGFAFTLKVTPGRVPQQVAQVIQSMAGEVGIRVNIEIVEFGALLSQLDAHRFEASLLGWSGRPDPDGNIYGFFVTGGGLNNSAYSNPRVDALLDAARILTTPDQRRRAYTEVMNVLNDDLPYLFLWWPKEYKVLGPKLQGFVHISDGMMRFRNVWLNP from the coding sequence ATGAAGCGACTGCTCGCCCTCGTCGTGATCGCCGTCCTGGCCTTTACGGCGATCTCCACCGCCGCGCCGCGGCGCGGCGGCACCCTGCGCGTCGGGCTCAACGCCGACCCGCCGAACATGGACCCCCACCAGTCCACCGCCGCGGTAGACCGCCAGGTCTTCCAGAACCTGTACGACAAGCTGGTGGACATCAACGAGAACCTGGAGATCGTCCCGATGCTGGCCACCTCCTGGACGATCACCGAGGGCGGCCGCGTCTACACCTTCAAACTGCGGCCGAACGTGGTCTTCCACGACGGCACGCCCTTCAACGCCGAGGCGGTGAAGGCCAACTTCGACCGCATGCTGGACCGTAGCTTCGGCTCGCCGCGCTTCAGCGAGGTGAACCTGGTGACGAAGGTCGAGGTCGTGGATCCCCTCACGGTGCGGATCACGCTGGAGAAGCCCTACAGCCCGTTCCTGGCCGTGCTCTCCGACCGAGCCGGGATGATGGTCTCCCCGGCCGCGGCGCAGCGCCTGGGCAAGGGATTGGCGCGGGAGCCGGTCGGAACCGGGCCGTATCGGTTCGTGGAGAAGCGGCCGCAGGAGCGTATCGTCCTGGAGCGGTTCGACCGGCACTGGGACCGCGGCGCCGGCAACGTGCAGCAGATCGTCTACCGGCCCTTCACCGATGAGAACGCGCGGCTGGCCAACCTGCGGGCGGGGGAACTGGACATCATCGACCAGGTGGCGCCCGCGGAGATCCCCAAACTGAAGACCGACCCGGTCCTGCGCCTGTTTGCGCGCAGCGGGCTGGGCTGGCAGGGAATGTGGATCCAGGTGCAGTCGGGCATCTTCTCCAACAAAGCCCTGCGCCAGGCCCTCAACGCCGCCATCGACCGCCGCACCCTGGTCCAGGTCGTCTTCGGCGAGACCGCCGATCCGGCGAACGGCCCGTTCCCGCCGGGAATGTTCACCTACAGCATCCCTGCCAATTCGCGCATCCCGGAGCGCAACCTGGACCTGGCCCGCCAGAAGCTGCGCGAGGGCGGCCAGCCCAACGGCTTCGCCTTCACCCTGAAGGTCACGCCGGGCCGGGTCCCGCAGCAGGTGGCGCAGGTCATCCAGTCCATGGCCGGGGAGGTCGGGATCAGGGTTAACATCGAGATCGTGGAGTTCGGGGCGCTGCTGAGCCAGCTGGACGCCCACCGCTTTGAGGCCTCGCTGCTCGGCTGGAGCGGCCGGCCGGATCCGGACGGGAACATCTACGGCTTCTTCGTCACCGGCGGCGGGTTGAACAACAGCGCCTACTCGAACCCGCGGGTGGACGCGCTGCTGGACGCGGCGCGCATCCTGACCACGCCGGACCAGCGGCGCCGGGCCTACACCGAGGTGATGAACGTCCTGAACGACGATCTGCCCTACCTGTTCCTGTGGTGGCCGAAGGAGTACAAGGTGCTCGGCCCCAAGCTGCAGGGCTTCGTGCACATCTCGGACGGGATGATGAGGTTCAGGAATGTGTGGTTGAATCCATGA
- a CDS encoding AbrB/MazE/SpoVT family DNA-binding domain-containing protein has translation MKSKISSKGQVTVPAEIRSKLGLRPGTVVQFEIHGSAALMRKGSPGGHPVDRVFGTLRLGRPTDALLDEMRGRRPRRP, from the coding sequence ATGAAGAGTAAGATCTCCAGCAAAGGGCAGGTCACCGTTCCAGCGGAGATCCGCAGCAAGCTGGGGTTGCGTCCGGGGACGGTCGTGCAATTCGAGATCCACGGCAGCGCCGCCCTGATGCGGAAAGGAAGTCCCGGCGGACATCCCGTCGACCGTGTGTTCGGCACGCTCCGGTTGGGCAGGCCGACGGACGCTCTTTTGGACGAGATGCGTGGACGACGGCCGCGACGCCCGTGA
- a CDS encoding TAXI family TRAP transporter solute-binding subunit, translated as MNRARWQGVLTVAVIAVVTVSLWVPSALSAPSVRLSIVTGGTGGVYFPLGGGLAQLISRYIPNVQATAEVTSASVDNMRLIGAKRADIAFTLADTAFDAYKGEAAFRGNPIPIRTLTPIYNNFNHLVTLDGTGITTIADVRGKRVSVGSPGSGTEVTALRILEAAGINPDRDIRKERLGVAESADALKDRKIDAFFWSGGLPTAAVLDLATTPGIRIRLVPLDTTLPELQKKYGNLYFRSVILKEIYPGSPANAPTVGVANLLVVHQDFSADLAYQITKLIYERRAELAAVHKEAANITITGVAGRSPVPFHPGAIRYFRERGVQGF; from the coding sequence ATGAATCGCGCACGCTGGCAGGGCGTGCTGACCGTAGCCGTCATAGCGGTCGTCACTGTCTCGTTGTGGGTCCCCTCCGCGCTCTCCGCGCCGAGCGTCCGCCTGTCCATCGTCACGGGTGGCACCGGCGGCGTCTACTTCCCCCTGGGCGGCGGACTGGCCCAGTTGATCTCCAGGTACATCCCCAACGTCCAGGCCACCGCCGAAGTGACCTCGGCGTCGGTGGACAACATGCGCCTGATCGGGGCCAAGCGGGCGGACATCGCCTTCACCCTGGCCGACACCGCTTTCGACGCCTACAAGGGCGAGGCCGCGTTCCGCGGGAACCCGATCCCGATCCGGACCCTGACCCCCATCTACAACAACTTCAACCATCTGGTGACCCTCGACGGCACCGGCATCACCACCATCGCCGACGTGCGCGGCAAGCGCGTCTCCGTGGGCTCTCCGGGGTCGGGGACCGAGGTCACCGCCCTGCGGATTCTGGAAGCGGCGGGAATCAACCCCGACCGCGACATCCGCAAGGAGCGGCTGGGCGTGGCCGAATCGGCGGACGCGCTGAAGGACCGCAAGATTGACGCCTTCTTCTGGAGCGGCGGGCTGCCCACGGCCGCCGTGCTGGACCTGGCCACCACGCCGGGCATCCGGATCCGGCTGGTCCCCCTGGACACTACGCTCCCCGAACTCCAGAAGAAGTACGGCAACCTCTACTTCCGCTCGGTCATCCTGAAGGAGATCTACCCCGGCTCCCCGGCCAATGCGCCGACGGTGGGCGTGGCCAACCTCCTGGTCGTGCACCAGGACTTCTCCGCCGACCTCGCCTATCAGATCACCAAGCTGATCTACGAGCGGCGGGCGGAACTGGCCGCGGTGCACAAGGAAGCGGCCAACATCACGATCACCGGCGTGGCGGGACGCTCCCCGGTGCCCTTCCACCCGGGGGCGATCCGCTACTTCCGAGAACGTGGGGTCCAGGGATTCTAG
- a CDS encoding type II toxin-antitoxin system VapC family toxin, with translation MKTALDSSVLLDVLGADPHFGERSREALRRAYDSGALVACEVVWAEVRAHYPTGEAFAAALDLLGVQFDAISSQAAELAGSLWRQSRQGARAARGRVIADFLIGAHALVQADALLSRDRGFYRRYFKSLRLMDPTR, from the coding sequence GTGAAGACCGCGCTCGATTCGTCTGTGCTCCTCGACGTCCTGGGAGCCGATCCCCATTTCGGAGAGCGGTCCCGTGAGGCGCTTCGGAGGGCCTACGACTCAGGAGCGCTCGTGGCCTGCGAGGTGGTGTGGGCGGAGGTCCGTGCCCACTACCCTACCGGAGAAGCGTTCGCCGCAGCGCTCGACCTCCTGGGAGTTCAGTTCGACGCGATCTCGAGCCAGGCCGCCGAGCTGGCCGGAAGCCTCTGGCGGCAGAGCCGGCAAGGAGCGCGGGCCGCGCGCGGGCGTGTGATCGCGGACTTCCTGATCGGGGCTCACGCCCTGGTCCAGGCGGATGCACTCTTGAGTCGGGACCGGGGATTCTACAGACGGTATTTCAAGTCGCTGCGGTTGATGGACCCCACGCGGTAA
- a CDS encoding aconitate hydratase, whose protein sequence is MDENLTGKILRAHLVEGRMVPGEEIGIRIDQVLAQDLTATQAFLHFEAMGITRVRCRLAACYADHNVLHIRPENMEDHLYLQTAARKYGVWFAKPASGIGHQIHLEHFAVPGETVLGADSHTPHCGGVGMIAIGAGGMDVAIAMGGGPYHLDMPHVVRVHLTGQLRPWSTAKDVVLELLRRLTVRGGRGKIFEFTGPGVRTLNAQQRVTITNMSYELGATTSIFPSDDLTRDYFRRLGRERDWRELEPDPDADYDDDLEVDLSTIEPLVARPSLPDNVVPVREVAGTKVQQVMVGSCTNGSYTDLRAVAHIMRGRRVHPEVYFFIHPSSRADLERLAEEGGVADLLAAGVNVAEPTCGACIGFGHVPAPGTKSLRAINRNFKGRSGLPDDEVYLASSETAAATAIMGAITDPRDLARELGISPPLAELPAQIRQDDPNLIPPADEAEAAEIEIHRGESIRPAPVKPLLEAAVSGPVLIKVGDDISTDHIMPAGAEIVAHRSNVPKLAEYVFHRMDPTFAARARAASGGFIVGGENYGQGSSREHAALAPMFLGIKGVIAKSFSRIHRANLINWGLLPMAFADPRAYDDVEQGDELEISEVRAHLEGAATRLTVRNTSRGTSFEVAVDLNPRERAYILAGGRLAYVKAHPLR, encoded by the coding sequence ATGGACGAGAACCTGACCGGAAAGATCCTTCGGGCCCACCTGGTGGAAGGGCGGATGGTCCCCGGCGAGGAGATCGGCATCCGGATCGACCAGGTCCTGGCCCAGGACCTCACCGCCACCCAGGCCTTCCTGCACTTCGAGGCGATGGGCATCACGCGGGTGCGCTGCCGCCTCGCCGCCTGCTACGCCGACCACAACGTCCTGCACATCAGGCCCGAGAACATGGAAGACCACCTCTATCTGCAGACCGCGGCCCGCAAGTACGGCGTGTGGTTCGCCAAACCGGCCAGCGGCATCGGCCACCAGATTCACCTGGAACACTTCGCCGTGCCCGGCGAGACGGTGCTGGGCGCGGACAGCCACACCCCGCACTGCGGGGGCGTGGGAATGATCGCCATCGGTGCGGGCGGCATGGACGTGGCCATCGCCATGGGCGGCGGCCCCTACCATCTGGACATGCCCCACGTCGTGCGCGTGCACCTGACCGGGCAGCTGCGGCCCTGGTCCACGGCCAAGGATGTCGTCCTGGAGCTGCTGCGCCGGCTCACCGTGCGCGGCGGCAGGGGAAAGATCTTCGAGTTCACGGGGCCCGGGGTTCGAACGTTGAACGCGCAGCAGCGCGTCACGATTACGAACATGAGCTACGAACTCGGCGCCACGACCTCGATCTTCCCCTCGGATGACCTGACCCGCGACTACTTTCGCCGCCTGGGCCGGGAGCGGGACTGGCGGGAGCTGGAACCCGACCCCGACGCCGACTACGACGACGACCTGGAGGTGGACCTCTCGACGATCGAACCCCTGGTGGCCCGACCGAGCCTGCCCGACAACGTGGTCCCTGTGCGGGAGGTCGCCGGGACGAAGGTCCAGCAGGTCATGGTCGGCTCGTGCACCAACGGCTCGTACACCGACCTGCGGGCGGTCGCCCACATCATGAGGGGCCGCCGCGTCCACCCCGAGGTCTACTTCTTCATCCATCCCAGCAGCCGGGCCGACCTGGAGCGCCTCGCCGAGGAGGGCGGGGTGGCGGATCTGCTCGCCGCCGGCGTGAACGTGGCGGAGCCGACCTGCGGGGCGTGCATCGGCTTCGGACACGTCCCCGCGCCCGGCACGAAGAGCCTGCGGGCCATCAACCGCAACTTCAAGGGCCGCAGCGGCCTGCCCGACGACGAGGTGTACCTGGCCAGCTCGGAGACCGCCGCGGCCACGGCGATAATGGGGGCGATTACCGACCCACGGGACCTGGCGCGGGAACTCGGGATCAGTCCTCCGCTGGCCGAGCTGCCTGCGCAGATCAGGCAGGACGACCCAAATCTCATTCCCCCGGCCGACGAGGCCGAGGCGGCCGAGATCGAGATCCATCGGGGGGAGAGCATCCGTCCGGCCCCGGTCAAACCGCTGCTGGAAGCGGCGGTGAGCGGACCGGTGTTGATAAAGGTGGGCGACGACATCAGCACCGACCACATCATGCCGGCCGGCGCGGAGATCGTGGCCCACCGCTCCAACGTGCCGAAGCTGGCGGAATACGTCTTCCACCGGATGGATCCCACCTTTGCCGCCCGGGCCCGGGCCGCCAGCGGCGGATTCATCGTGGGCGGGGAGAACTATGGCCAGGGATCCTCCCGCGAACACGCCGCGCTGGCCCCGATGTTCCTGGGGATCAAAGGCGTCATCGCCAAATCGTTCTCGCGCATCCACCGCGCCAACCTGATCAACTGGGGCCTCCTCCCCATGGCCTTCGCCGACCCGCGAGCGTATGACGACGTCGAACAGGGCGACGAGTTGGAGATCTCGGAGGTCCGCGCCCACCTGGAAGGCGCCGCAACGCGCTTAACCGTGCGCAACACAAGCCGGGGGACGAGCTTCGAGGTCGCCGTGGACCTGAATCCGCGGGAGCGGGCGTACATCCTGGCCGGCGGGAGGCTCGCCTACGTCAAGGCGCACCCGCTGCGCTGA
- a CDS encoding ABC transporter permease: MRAPRAAEAVLPAEALAAAWAPAARGLRYLLRRFARNRMALAGSWVVLLIVFLAVFAAWIAPYNPIRPDFFNTLKPPSRQHLMGTDDLGRDVLSRVIFGTRTSLLAGVISVGIAVLAGLPLGLISGYYRGRLDDVLMRITDAMLSFPFLVLALALAAVLGAGLDKAMIAIGIVFMPGFIRLSRGQVLSEREQNYVEAARALGAGDGRIIRKHLLPNIISPVLVQASLSTAAAITAEAALSFLGLGTQPPTPSWGSMLNFAQPYLGTAPWMALYPGLAIFITVLALNLLGDGLREALDPRVR; encoded by the coding sequence ATGCGCGCCCCCCGCGCGGCGGAGGCGGTCCTGCCCGCGGAGGCGTTGGCGGCGGCCTGGGCGCCCGCCGCCCGCGGCCTCCGCTATCTGCTCCGGCGGTTCGCGCGCAACCGGATGGCGCTGGCCGGGTCGTGGGTCGTCCTGCTCATCGTCTTCCTGGCGGTCTTTGCCGCCTGGATCGCGCCCTACAACCCGATCCGGCCGGACTTCTTCAACACCCTCAAGCCCCCGAGTCGGCAGCACCTGATGGGCACCGACGACCTCGGCCGCGACGTGCTGAGCCGCGTCATCTTCGGCACGCGCACCTCGCTGCTGGCCGGCGTGATCTCGGTGGGGATCGCCGTCCTGGCCGGCCTGCCCCTGGGGCTGATCTCGGGATACTATCGGGGCCGGCTGGACGACGTGTTGATGCGGATCACCGACGCCATGCTCTCCTTCCCCTTCCTGGTGCTGGCCCTGGCCCTGGCCGCGGTCCTGGGCGCGGGACTGGACAAGGCGATGATCGCCATCGGCATCGTCTTCATGCCGGGCTTCATCCGCCTCTCCCGCGGTCAGGTCCTCAGCGAGCGGGAGCAGAACTACGTGGAGGCGGCGCGGGCCCTGGGGGCGGGGGACGGGCGCATCATCCGCAAGCACCTCCTCCCCAACATCATCTCGCCGGTGCTGGTGCAGGCCTCGCTGTCCACGGCCGCGGCCATCACCGCGGAGGCGGCCCTATCGTTTCTGGGTCTGGGCACGCAGCCCCCCACGCCGTCCTGGGGCTCCATGCTGAACTTCGCCCAGCCCTACCTGGGCACGGCGCCCTGGATGGCCCTGTACCCCGGGCTGGCCATCTTCATCACCGTCCTGGCCCTCAATCTCCTGGGAGACGGCCTGCGCGAGGCCCTGGATCCGCGGGTCCGCTGA
- a CDS encoding uroporphyrinogen decarboxylase family protein, with protein MSGRERVLAAIRGDPVDRVPIALWRHFPQQDQKAETLARAHIDFQKKWGWDFLKVTPASGYYGDDWGLRAGYRPNPEGVRHITDRPIKGPADWGRLKFLDVSGGVYGRELHALRLIREALPQELILSTVFSPLTIARALAGDQALVRYLRENADDLHRGLEVITDVTARFTAETLAAGADGVFFATQCATTPYLTVEEYEEFGRPYDLRVLEAAAEAEVRVLHIHGTDIMFDILTDYPVDVINWHDRRTPPSLAEARDRFSGCLAGGLHEWETLLKGSPDDIVAEIRNAVAQTGGRRHIVAAGCVIPVDTSEDRLRAARQAVEPVQGGPFS; from the coding sequence ATGAGCGGACGCGAGCGCGTCCTGGCCGCGATCCGGGGCGACCCCGTCGACCGGGTGCCCATCGCTCTGTGGCGGCACTTCCCCCAGCAGGACCAGAAAGCGGAGACGCTGGCCCGGGCCCACATCGACTTCCAGAAAAAATGGGGCTGGGATTTCCTCAAGGTGACGCCGGCCTCGGGCTACTACGGCGACGACTGGGGGCTGCGCGCCGGCTACCGGCCCAACCCGGAGGGGGTACGGCACATCACCGACCGGCCGATCAAAGGGCCCGCCGACTGGGGACGGTTGAAATTCCTGGATGTCAGCGGAGGCGTCTACGGGCGCGAGCTGCACGCCCTGCGCCTGATTCGCGAGGCGCTGCCTCAGGAGCTGATCCTCTCCACGGTGTTCAGTCCGTTGACCATCGCCCGCGCGCTGGCCGGCGACCAGGCCCTCGTCCGCTACCTGCGGGAGAACGCCGACGACCTGCACCGGGGACTGGAGGTCATCACCGACGTCACGGCGCGCTTCACCGCGGAGACCCTGGCCGCCGGCGCCGACGGTGTCTTCTTCGCCACGCAGTGCGCAACGACACCGTATCTGACCGTTGAGGAGTACGAGGAGTTCGGCCGGCCCTACGACCTGCGCGTACTGGAGGCGGCGGCGGAGGCGGAGGTGCGCGTGCTGCACATCCACGGTACGGACATCATGTTCGACATCCTGACCGATTATCCGGTGGACGTGATCAACTGGCACGACCGCCGGACGCCGCCCTCGCTGGCGGAGGCCCGGGATCGCTTCTCGGGGTGTCTGGCCGGGGGCCTCCACGAGTGGGAAACCCTGCTCAAGGGATCTCCTGACGACATCGTCGCAGAGATCCGGAACGCCGTGGCCCAGACGGGAGGCCGACGCCACATCGTCGCCGCCGGCTGCGTCATCCCCGTGGACACCAGCGAAGACCGCCTGCGCGCCGCGCGCCAGGCCGTGGAACCGGTCCAGGGCGGTCCATTTTCTTGA